From the genome of Mucilaginibacter paludis DSM 18603:
TACTCGTTAGAATATTCAACAGCTACTGATGGTGGGAGAAAAAGTAGCAGACCGGGAAGCTTTAAGTAGTATCGGTAGTTGGCGTGTTCTTCTGTTGAAGGACATAGTTGAAATTTAAGGTCAAAAAAAAGAGGCTGTCTCAATGGTGTGACCCCAAAAAGTTGGACAGTTTACAAAATTAAGTTTTTTGTACGAGAGCTCGGTATTCCACCGGGCTCTTTCCATTTAACCTGTTTTTTATTCTTTCATTGTTATAGTAATGAATGTATTCTTTTAACGAAGTTATAAATTCTTCCGCAGTTTCAAAGCTCTGTTTGTACAGTAATTCTGTCTTTAAGATCCCAAAGAAGCTTTCGGCCAAGGCATTATCCAAGCAGTTTCCCTTTCTGGACATGCTTTGAATAATTCCATGTTTTTCCAAAGCCTTTCTATATCCATAATGTTGATATTGCCACCCTTGGTCAGAGTGAAAAATAAGTCCCCTTATATCTTTCACTTTATCAAAAGCCTCATATAACATTTCATCTATCATCTGCATATTTGGAGATTTTGAAATACTATAAGAAATGACTTCCCCGTTGAACATGTCAATTATAGGAGATAAATAGATCTTCTCCCCTTTAATGTTCATCTGAGTGACATCCGTAGCCCATTTCTGATTAGGCAGATTTGCCTCAAAATCCCTTTCAAGTACATTAGGGGCAATTTTACCAACCTCACCTTTGTATGAGCGATAACTTACTTTCCTGATATTGCATTTTAGGCCTAATGTTCCCATCAATTTTTGGACAGTCTTGTGATTTATGCTATAACCCCGGTTCTTCATTTCGGCGGTGACCCGCCGATAACCATATCTGCCTTTATGCAAGTGGTATATACTTGCGATCTCTTCTTTTTCATGCTTGTATTTATCATCATTTAGGCGCTTGCGATGATAATAAAATACAGAACGAGCCATCTGTTTGCAATCCAATAGAATTGAAACATCATGTTCGGGCCTTAGTTCTTCGATGGCTTTTGCCCACTCATGCGTTCGCGGGCTTCTTTTTCCTTGACTAAGGCCGTGACTTTTTTTAATAGTGCGTTCTCCGCCCGCAAACGGCTATTTTCCGCCTGGAGCTTCTCTACTTCTGTTTCAGGTTCAAGCTTCTTTGATCTTCCCATGCATTTAGGTGGTCGTCCAGGATTCTTTTGCTGGTATAGTACTGCATATCCCTCAACCCGTACTGATCTTACCCAGCGCTCTAAAGCAGTCTTGCTTAATCTATATTCCAGAACAACCTGATTTAAAGGTACTTTTTTTTCTATGACAAGCCTTACAACTTCTTCTTTGAAATCAGGCGTGGGCTTGACGTTAGGTTGTTTGAGCAGCCCACTTTCGCCATAAAGATCATATTTCCGAACCCATTCCAATATCATGCCTTCACGGATATGGCGTTCGCGGGATATCCGTAGAATCGGCTTTCCCTTTCTTACTTGAGAAACTACATCAAGTTTCTCTTCAAATGTGTGCTTTGACATAAATAATAAACCCCAAAAGTTTTTGTCTAACTTTTGGGGTTCACTTCACAAAAAGGCAGCCTCTTGTTAAAAAAAAACGGATGTTTTCAATTAAAAATTTTGTATATTCATTTGAATTTCAGATATTTAAGTATAAATAGTTATGATTTATGGCATCCGGAAAACCAACTTTCAAGCCCTACTACCAATCCCAGGTCATGGCCATTCCGCCTACCTTAGATGAACTTGTAGCAAAAGGTCATCCTGTTCGTATTGTAAATGATATTGTTAACAGGATCAATATACAGGGTCTTTTGGACGCTTATCATATTAAGGGCACCTCAAGCTACCACCCACAGATGTTGCTAAAAGTTTTGGTTTATGGCTATGTCAGCAACGTTTACAGCAGCAGAAAGCTGGAAACGGCCTGTAAAGAGAACATCAACTTGATGTGGCTGAGCGGAATGAGCTATCCAGACCACAATACCATTAACCGTTTTCGTGGTGTTCGCCTTAAGGACGCCCTGCGCAGCGTTTTCGAGGAAGTAGTAAAACTGTTAGCCGAAGAAGGCCTGTTAAGCATTGAAGAAGTCTATACCGATGGCACCAAGATAGAGGCCAATGCCAACAGATACACTTTTGTATGGAAAAAGGCGATCCAGACCAATAAGGAAAAGATGAAAAAAGCGCTGGGTGAAATCTGGGAATATGCTCAAAGTATAGCCAAAGCCGAAGATAACCTCCCTGAACCACCGGATTTTACGGATATCAGCCCAAAAAGGGTACAGGATACGGTGGATACGCTCAACGCGGTACTGGCCGAGAAGCCCCATACCAGTAAAAAGATGAAGGCAAAGCTGAAATATGTAAGCAGGGAATACCCCAAGAAAATAGCCGAATATGAACGCAAAGAGGCCATTCTGGGCAATCGAAACAGCTTCAGCAAGACCGATACCGATGCAACCTTCATGCGGATGAAGGAAGACCACATGCAGAACGGACAGCTTAAAGCAGGCTACAACGTTCAGATCTCCACATCCAACCAGTTCATCGTCAATTACACCATCCACCCGAACCCCACCGACACCACGACATTACAAGCGCATTTAGAGCAACACAAGGCCAGTTATGGTAAAACCCTGGAAACTATTACTGCAGATGCCGGTTACGGAAGTGAAGAAAATTATGACCTGTTAGAAGCCCGGAATATTGAAGCCTATGTTAAATATGGGATGTTCGATAAACAGCAGAGCGAACATTACAATACCAAGCAGCCATTTAGTGCCGACAAACTGTTCTATGATCCGGCCCAGGATTGCTACATCTGCCCGATGGGACAAAGAATGCACTATATCGGTGATGGAAAGCGAAAAACAAGTACCGGCTTTGAGCAGACCAGCAAAAGGTATCAGGCAAAGAATTGTTCTGGCTGTCCATTAAATGGGGCCTGCCATAAATCTCAGGGGAATAGAATTATAGAGGTTAACGAAAATCTAAAGCGACATAAAGCAATAGCGTACGGACTGCTCAATAGTGAAAAGGGCATCGAAAAACGAAAGCAGCGATGTTATGATGTTGAACCAGTTTTCGGAAATATCAAACAGAACCACGGGTTCCGCCGCTTTATGCTCCGCGGCAAGGAAAAAGTGGCAATCGAATGGGGGTTATTGGCAATTGCACAAAACATCAGGAAAAAAGCAGCTTAAAAAAGCTGTTTTTGTGCCTCTTTTGAAAATAATCGGTTTAGAACAGCAAATTAAGACGGTACAGTCAAAGGATAATATAAAATCCAAAAAAACATAAAAAAGGCCATCTCAGTATTTTGAGACAGCCTCTTTTTTTAATGGATAATAGTAAATCTTCTGAAGATTTCTGTATCGGCAAATAGGCGTATTTCTCGATTATAATTCAACTAAGAGTTAATTTATAATTTCTTAACCTTTGATTAATATACATCGTATTGGATAAAGTTAATTTTGTCGCATATTAAAATGGCAGAGAACTTTAAGGCGTTAGACGATGATAAATTGGTTTATGAATACCGAAATGGTAACATAACCGCCTTTAATGTACTCTTTGAACGCTACTTTAATCAGCTTTATCAGTATGCTTTCCGACAAACTCAAAATTCAGAACTCTCTGAAGAATTAGTTATGGATCTGATGTTGTGGTTATGGACTAAACGGGAAACCATCGATGTAACCGGAGATATGTCATCCTATCTTTTTAAAGCCATCAAAAATGCCCTATTTAATCATGTGAGGAAAAAAGCAATTAAATCAGTTTCTATTGAACTCCATGATAATGATCGTCGTTTTGTTGATACTGCGGCCGATCAAACGTTAGCAGTTAAAGAATTAAGGGAACAATATCATCTTCAAATAGAGCGTCTTTCACCTCAGCGAAGGCTCGTTTTTAATTTAAGCAGGGAAGAGAACCTGACCTATCCTCAAATAGCCAAACAATTAAATCTCTCCGTTAAAACGGTAGAAAACCATATTAGTTCATCCCTGCGTTCAATACGTAAGAACCTGGCCCACTATGCAGATTTGGGTGTAGTACTCCTTGTTATTAAATTGATAAAATAATCAACTGATTTTCAGTAAATTGTAAGTTTGTTTCAATTTGCATTAAGGGTATCGCCTCAAATATGTGCTTTGTATATTGAATACGCACATCATGAACGATCAGGAAGTCGATAAGGAATTAATTTCAAGATATCTTAAGGGACAATGTACACCGGCCGAAGGGGAGTTTGTACAAGACTTTTTGAAGGATCCCGATTCCCGGAAGTTATTTGATGAGGTTTTTAATGAAGACAGTTTAAGAGGAGAGGAGTCAACCCCTGAACAAATGTCGGAATGGAAGGCTAAATTCAACATCCGCTTACAGGAAACCGACGAACCGGTTCAGGTCCGTCCGATCAGGAAATACAATTTTCTAAAATACGCCGCAGTGTGGGCCGTGATGGTGCTCAGCGCGGGCGCTATCTTGATTAGTAAAATTAAGGCTAAAAAACCAACCATCAGCCCGGCGTACGAGGTAGTAAGCACAAAAAACGGTCAGATTACAAAAATAACATTAACTGATGGCAGCGTAATCATCTTAAACGCTTCCAGCCGGCTTAAATACCCCACTGCATTTAATGCTAAGGCAAGAGAAGTATTTTTAGATGGGGAAGGATTTTTTGAAGTTGTACATGATGCAAAACATCCGTTTATAGTTCACGCTACGCATTTTAATGTACAGGTATTAGGAACCTCTTTTAACATCAGGTCGTATTTTAGTGATAAATACGTATCCGTGGCGGTCGCTACCGGAAAAGTTGGCGTATTAACTCATGGTTATCCAACGCATTTTCTTACACCTGGCGAACAGCTTACGTTCAATAGTGTAACGCAAAAAATGACTAACTCGGTCATTCCCATAGCAAATATATTCGCCTGGCAAACGGGTATGATTATCGCAAAAAATGAAACGCTTGAGACTATAATGCCACAAATTGAAAGGTGGTACGGTGTAAAGGTGATTTTTAAGAATCCTGAAGCCAGGAAGATCCGGTTGAGCCTTAAGCAAAAATACGACACGCTTCAAAACATCATGAAAACACTTTCTATAGCGGGCGAATTTCACTATCGGGTTGAAAATAAGGAAGTAATTGTGTGGTAGAATCCATGCTGATAT
Proteins encoded in this window:
- a CDS encoding IS3 family transposase, translating into MKKSHGLSQGKRSPRTHEWAKAIEELRPEHDVSILLDCKQMARSVFYYHRKRLNDDKYKHEKEEIASIYHLHKGRYGYRRVTAEMKNRGYSINHKTVQKLMGTLGLKCNIRKVSYRSYKGEVGKIAPNVLERDFEANLPNQKWATDVTQMNIKGEKIYLSPIIDMFNGEVISYSISKSPNMQMIDEMLYEAFDKVKDIRGLIFHSDQGWQYQHYGYRKALEKHGIIQSMSRKGNCLDNALAESFFGILKTELLYKQSFETAEEFITSLKEYIHYYNNERIKNRLNGKSPVEYRALVQKT
- a CDS encoding FecR family protein; amino-acid sequence: MNDQEVDKELISRYLKGQCTPAEGEFVQDFLKDPDSRKLFDEVFNEDSLRGEESTPEQMSEWKAKFNIRLQETDEPVQVRPIRKYNFLKYAAVWAVMVLSAGAILISKIKAKKPTISPAYEVVSTKNGQITKITLTDGSVIILNASSRLKYPTAFNAKAREVFLDGEGFFEVVHDAKHPFIVHATHFNVQVLGTSFNIRSYFSDKYVSVAVATGKVGVLTHGYPTHFLTPGEQLTFNSVTQKMTNSVIPIANIFAWQTGMIIAKNETLETIMPQIERWYGVKVIFKNPEARKIRLSLKQKYDTLQNIMKTLSIAGEFHYRVENKEVIVW
- a CDS encoding IS1182 family transposase, whose amino-acid sequence is MASGKPTFKPYYQSQVMAIPPTLDELVAKGHPVRIVNDIVNRINIQGLLDAYHIKGTSSYHPQMLLKVLVYGYVSNVYSSRKLETACKENINLMWLSGMSYPDHNTINRFRGVRLKDALRSVFEEVVKLLAEEGLLSIEEVYTDGTKIEANANRYTFVWKKAIQTNKEKMKKALGEIWEYAQSIAKAEDNLPEPPDFTDISPKRVQDTVDTLNAVLAEKPHTSKKMKAKLKYVSREYPKKIAEYERKEAILGNRNSFSKTDTDATFMRMKEDHMQNGQLKAGYNVQISTSNQFIVNYTIHPNPTDTTTLQAHLEQHKASYGKTLETITADAGYGSEENYDLLEARNIEAYVKYGMFDKQQSEHYNTKQPFSADKLFYDPAQDCYICPMGQRMHYIGDGKRKTSTGFEQTSKRYQAKNCSGCPLNGACHKSQGNRIIEVNENLKRHKAIAYGLLNSEKGIEKRKQRCYDVEPVFGNIKQNHGFRRFMLRGKEKVAIEWGLLAIAQNIRKKAA
- a CDS encoding helix-turn-helix domain-containing protein; protein product: MSKHTFEEKLDVVSQVRKGKPILRISRERHIREGMILEWVRKYDLYGESGLLKQPNVKPTPDFKEEVVRLVIEKKVPLNQVVLEYRLSKTALERWVRSVRVEGYAVLYQQKNPGRPPKCMGRSKKLEPETEVEKLQAENSRLRAENALLKKVTALVKEKEARERMSGQKPSKN
- a CDS encoding RNA polymerase sigma-70 factor, whose product is MAENFKALDDDKLVYEYRNGNITAFNVLFERYFNQLYQYAFRQTQNSELSEELVMDLMLWLWTKRETIDVTGDMSSYLFKAIKNALFNHVRKKAIKSVSIELHDNDRRFVDTAADQTLAVKELREQYHLQIERLSPQRRLVFNLSREENLTYPQIAKQLNLSVKTVENHISSSLRSIRKNLAHYADLGVVLLVIKLIK